One Lytechinus variegatus isolate NC3 chromosome 14, Lvar_3.0, whole genome shotgun sequence genomic region harbors:
- the LOC121427859 gene encoding uncharacterized protein LOC121427859 has protein sequence MSKMSTISSKRAVVVAEAAALQEKLAAHKRQNECQMVLERLEMEEDARRKEASLKIKQLRRKLEEERLEGELKAQEAMIRVYDEVEDDGASTDTMRSTKQLIKSPNQDDKRVKSQKHDASIDPPLTKSKALNPDSPVFQPSHSSSEAQQNESLAEVLTRTMTLSRLLIPEPPVFMGDPLQYPDWLSAFTTLIECRGIPSGERIHYLRKYIGGSAREAVSGFFLLRSEKAYEQAREILEKRFGNPFTISEAFRSKLDSWPRIGNRDSKGLQKLSDFLQQCLQASSEIKDLEILNDIREMSTICMKLPDWIGHRWNRTVAKVKKDNGRYPSFREFVSFLSEETDIANDPYVTYDTVKAGKDKNHNDAFQIQEESKNPTCRQQRTTFSVASKTSTTQKTRVLCTRQNHVLNECWDFNQKTLEQRRDLVKKEGLCFGCLSKSHMSKQCQKRAESKKCNKRHPTSLHNETLNQLSTERKYDQSEAQSTQTKEVTKEKEASCNRVRSYVDVSLTSMVLPVYLSSLDDPQKEILVYALLDTMSDTTFITDSIGNDLQVSPETAMLSLTTMTDSKTIPCRKFKNIVVRGFKSAVKIPLPAAYSRNSIPLDEAHIPTEETANKWTHLNNLSNQLAPKQDCPIGLLIGYNCARALAPKNCILGKNDEPFAVETELGWSIVGGSQNDSTESFDTIGQTYRTVNVKVADPNLTDSQSNVKYIYKTQLKEVTAGDFLQMMEREFHELDRKETMSQEDKKFLKIIKDGIHQRDDGY, from the coding sequence ATGTCGAAAATGTCTACAATTTCTTCAAAAAGGGCAGTTGTAGTAGCTGAAGCGGCAGCATTGCAAGAGAAACTTGCTGCTCACAAGCGCCAGAATGAATGCCAGATGGTGTTAGAACGCCTCGAGATGGAAGAAGATGCTCGAAGGAAAGAAGCCTCACTCAAGATAAAACAGCTACGAAGAAAACTAGAAGAGGAACGCCTAGAAGGTGAACTAAAGGCACAGGAGGCAATGATAAGAGTGTATGACGAAGTAGAAGATGATGGTGCGTCAACAGATACGATGAGATCGACAAAACAATTGATTAAATCCCCTAATCAAGATGACAAAAGGGTTAAGTCGCAAAAACATGACGCCTCCATCGATCCTCCTCTCACAAAGAGCAAGGCCTTAAATCCTGATTCACCCGTCTTCCAGCCATCTCATTCTTCAAGCGAGGCCCAACAGAATGAAAGTCTAGCAGAAGTTCTCACTCGAACGATGACACTTAGTCGGTTACTAATTCCTGAGCCTCCAGTATTTATGGGTGATCCTCTCCAATATCCTGACTGGCTATCAGCTTTCACAACTTTAATTGAATGTCGTGGAATTCCCTCTGGTGAAAGGATACACTACCTAAGAAAGTACATTGGAGGATCAGCAAGAGAGGCTGTCAGCGGCTTCTTTTTGCTGAGGTCTGAGAAAGCATATGAACAAGCCAGAGAAATACTTGAGAAGCGTTTCGGCAACCCCTTCACCATTTCAGAAGCCTTTCGATCCAAACTTGACTCATGGCCGAGGATCGGCAATAGGGATTCCAAAGGCCTTCAGAAACTTTCAGATTTCTTGCAACAATGTCTTCAAGCATCATCAGAAATCAAAGACTTGGAAATCTTAAATGACATTCGGGAGATGAGCACAATTTGCATGAAACTTCCGGATTGGATTGGACACAGATGGAATCGCACGGTAGCGAAAGTCAAAAAAGACAATGGCAGGTATCCATCATTCAGAGAATTTGTCTCATTTCTATCAGAAGAAACTGATATTGCCAATGATCCGTATGTTACATATGACACAGTAAAGGCAGGAAAAGACAAGAATCATAACGATGCTTTCCAGATACAGGAAGAAAGCAAGAATCCTACATGTCGTCAACAAAGGACAACCTTCTCTGTAGCCAGCAAGACAAGCACTACCCAGAAGACACGTGTACTCTGCACACGGCAGAATCATGTGTTGAATGAGTGCTGGGACTTCAATCAGAAAACTTTGGAGCAAAGGAGAGATTTAGTGAAGAAAGAAGGTCTTTGCTTCGGATGTCTCTCCAAAAGTCATATGTCAAAGCAGTGTCAAAAGAGGGCTGAGAGCAAGAAGTGCAACAAGCGCCACCCAACAAGTCTACACAATGAGACACTAAATCAGCTGTCTACGgaaagaaaatatgatcaaaGTGAGGCACAGTCTACTCAGACCAAAGAAGTTACCAAGGAGAAAGAAGCTTCTTGCAACAGAGTCAGGTCATATGTAGATGTTTCTCTCACATCGATGGTGCTGCCTGTTTACCTATCTAGTTTGGATGACCCTCAGAAGGAGATACTAGTATATGCCTTACTAGATACGATGTCGGATACAACATTTATCACAGATAGTATTGGAAATGACCTTCAGGTGTCCCCTGAAACTGCGATGTTAAGTTTGACTACAATGACAGATTCCAAAACAATTCCATGTAGGAAATTCAAGAATATTGTCGTTCGAGGTTTTAAGTCAGCAGTAAAGATACCTCTTCCTGCTGCATACTCCAGGAACTCCATCCCTCTTGATGAAGCTCATATCCCCACAGAAGAGACAGCCAACAAGTGGACTCACTTAAACAATCTCTCGAACCAGCTCGCACCAAAGCAAGATTGCCCCATAGGTCTGCTCATTGGATACAATTGTGCCCGTGCTCTTGCACCAAAGAATTGCATTCTTGGAAAGAATGATGAGCCATTTGCAGTAGAGACGGAGTTGGGATGGAGCATCGTCGGTGGTTCTCAGAACGACTCCACAGAGAGCTTTGACACGATTGGGCAGACATATCGTACTGTCAATGTGAAGGTAGCAGATCCTAATCTGACAGACAGTCAGTCTAATGTGAAGTACATTTACAAGACACAGTTAAAGGAAGTTACTGCTGGAGACTTCCTTCAGATGATGGAAAGagagtttcatgaattagacaGAAAGGAAACGATGTCTCAGGAAGACAAGAAATTTCTAAAGATCATCAAAGATGGAATCCATCAAAGGGATGATGGGTATTAA